A single region of the Pseudomonas sp. GGS8 genome encodes:
- a CDS encoding mechanosensitive ion channel family protein yields the protein MLSLLTDHPLLCALVLILIDLVLWRLITASGSNWKLAVRLVIFSLFSVLLFNEGLNPMAPAPWADNVPLHLAATGLQIGWWLYAARTLTVLIGTLMMQRVGHTGRLLQDLLGAVIFLIAVIAALAYVLELPVKGVLATSGALAIIVGLALQSTLSDVFSGIVLNTTKPYQLDDWISIDGTEGRVTDIDWRATRLQTAQGSMAVIPNSLAAKAKIINFSRPSDIFGVSISLQVSPHARPQTVIDALDRAMQGCRFLLNKPAPCVALKSSDSTGVEYEISGFVVSMEQKRMVRNQLFDLAFRHLQASGVSLLSSVEPSGPAALSRSRALLDSSTIFSTLRQEEKETFSQNMTLQTFRAGEMILPAGEVSDHLFIIESGVVSVALSRGGTQFEAGRMGPGEVIGEAGILSDESALADFTAKTFCTLYRIEKEYLKPCLDARHDINEAMKSLLDFRMHTAQTLMQEVPKVAPKKGFLQWLRSRSH from the coding sequence ATGCTGTCACTGCTCACCGATCATCCGTTGCTGTGCGCGCTGGTCCTGATCCTGATCGATCTGGTGTTGTGGCGCTTGATTACGGCCAGTGGCAGTAACTGGAAACTGGCTGTGCGGCTGGTGATTTTCTCGCTGTTCAGCGTGCTGCTGTTCAATGAAGGTTTGAACCCCATGGCGCCAGCGCCGTGGGCCGACAATGTGCCATTGCACCTGGCGGCAACCGGTTTGCAGATCGGCTGGTGGTTGTATGCGGCGCGCACCCTGACGGTATTGATCGGCACGCTGATGATGCAACGGGTCGGGCACACCGGGCGCTTGTTGCAGGACCTGCTCGGTGCGGTGATTTTCCTGATCGCGGTCATCGCCGCCCTGGCTTACGTGTTGGAGTTGCCGGTCAAGGGCGTACTGGCGACGTCCGGTGCCTTGGCGATCATCGTCGGCCTGGCCCTGCAAAGCACCCTCAGCGACGTGTTCTCCGGGATCGTCTTGAACACCACCAAACCCTATCAACTGGATGACTGGATCTCTATCGATGGCACCGAAGGCCGGGTCACCGACATTGACTGGCGCGCCACGCGCCTGCAAACCGCCCAAGGCAGCATGGCGGTGATTCCCAACTCCCTGGCGGCCAAGGCCAAGATCATCAACTTCAGCCGCCCCAGCGATATTTTCGGCGTCTCGATCAGCTTGCAAGTGAGCCCCCACGCTCGTCCGCAAACGGTGATCGATGCGCTGGATCGGGCCATGCAGGGCTGCCGCTTTCTGCTGAACAAACCGGCACCGTGCGTGGCGTTGAAAAGCTCCGACAGCACCGGTGTGGAGTATGAAATCAGCGGCTTCGTGGTCTCCATGGAGCAGAAACGCATGGTACGTAATCAGCTGTTCGATCTGGCGTTCCGGCACTTGCAGGCGTCCGGTGTCAGCCTGTTGTCGAGCGTTGAACCCAGTGGGCCGGCTGCCTTGTCGCGGTCGCGGGCGCTGTTGGATAGCTCGACCATCTTCTCGACCCTGCGTCAGGAAGAGAAAGAAACCTTCAGCCAGAATATGACGCTGCAAACCTTCCGCGCCGGGGAGATGATCCTGCCGGCAGGGGAGGTCAGCGATCACCTGTTCATTATCGAGTCTGGCGTGGTGTCAGTGGCCCTGAGCCGTGGCGGCACCCAGTTCGAAGCCGGGCGTATGGGGCCGGGGGAGGTGATTGGCGAGGCCGGGATTCTTTCCGATGAATCGGCGCTCGCCGACTTTACGGCCAAGACCTTTTGCACGCTTTATCGCATCGAGAAGGAATACCTCAAGCCGTGCCTGGATGCGCGTCATGACATCAATGAGGCGATGAAGTCCTTGCTGGATTTCCGTATGCACACGGCTCAGACGTTGATGCAGGAGGTTCCGAAGGTGGCGCCGAAGAAGGGGTTTTTGCAGTGGTTGCGCAGCCGTAGCCACTGA
- the ycaC gene encoding isochorismate family cysteine hydrolase YcaC — translation MTTSYKRLDKDNAAVLLVDHQAGLLSLVRDIDPDRFKNNVLALADLAKYFKLPTILTTSFETGPNGPLMPELKALFPDAPYIARPGQINAWDNEDFVKAIKATGKKQLIIAGVVTEVCVAFPALSALAEGFEVFVVTDASGTFNELTRQSAWDRMSSSGAQLMTWFGLACELHRDWRNDVEGLATLFSNHIPDYRNLMTSYNTLTNAK, via the coding sequence ATGACTACTTCCTACAAACGTCTCGACAAGGATAACGCCGCCGTTCTGCTGGTCGATCACCAGGCGGGCCTGCTTTCTCTGGTGCGTGACATCGACCCGGATCGCTTCAAGAACAACGTACTGGCCCTGGCCGACCTGGCCAAGTACTTCAAGCTGCCGACGATTCTGACCACCAGTTTCGAAACCGGCCCCAACGGCCCGCTGATGCCGGAACTCAAGGCGCTGTTCCCGGACGCGCCGTACATCGCTCGCCCTGGCCAGATCAACGCCTGGGACAACGAAGACTTCGTCAAGGCGATCAAGGCCACCGGCAAGAAACAGTTGATCATTGCCGGGGTGGTGACCGAAGTCTGCGTGGCATTCCCGGCACTGTCGGCCCTGGCCGAAGGCTTTGAAGTGTTCGTGGTGACCGACGCTTCCGGCACGTTCAACGAACTGACCCGTCAATCGGCGTGGGATCGCATGTCGTCCTCGGGTGCCCAGCTGATGACCTGGTTCGGCCTGGCCTGTGAACTGCATCGCGACTGGCGCAACGATGTGGAAGGTCTGGCGACTCTGTTCTCCAACCACATCCCGGACTACCGCAACCTGATGACCAGCTACAACACCCTGACCAACGCCAAGTAA
- a CDS encoding HlyD family secretion protein — MTSMPSLEPDLAVTVTPPKPPLLKRLMLLTATIAAVVFIGLYATHWWTAGRFIEETDDAYIGGDVTVIGPKVAGYIEEVLVTDNQKVKAGDVLIRLDARDYRASLAKAEGAVAAEEALLANLDATEQLQHAVIGQARAGIDAAGAETARSRDDNARYKRLVGSNAVSVESAQRADATFKTAQAQSARAQAELLAAQRQLNVIETQKQQARAALIQARAEREIAQLNVGYTELKAPVDGVIGNRRARVGAYAQAGSQLLSVVPSNGLWVDANFKEDQLSRMTPGQRVIVHADVLKGHEFHGHLDSLAPASGSQFSVLPPENATGNFTKIVQRVPVRILLDPADGVLGHLRPGLSVTAEVDTRAEPEAQTPAVASAP, encoded by the coding sequence ATGACCAGCATGCCCAGCCTTGAACCCGACCTTGCTGTCACGGTGACCCCACCCAAGCCTCCCCTGCTCAAACGGCTGATGCTGCTGACGGCGACCATCGCGGCCGTGGTGTTCATTGGGCTGTACGCGACCCATTGGTGGACCGCCGGACGTTTCATTGAAGAAACCGACGATGCCTACATCGGCGGTGATGTCACGGTGATCGGCCCGAAAGTCGCAGGCTATATTGAAGAAGTGCTGGTGACCGACAACCAGAAGGTCAAGGCCGGCGATGTATTGATCCGGCTCGATGCCCGCGACTATCGCGCCAGCCTGGCCAAGGCCGAAGGCGCGGTGGCCGCTGAAGAAGCGCTGCTCGCCAATCTCGACGCCACCGAACAACTGCAGCACGCAGTGATCGGCCAGGCCCGCGCCGGCATTGATGCCGCGGGCGCCGAAACCGCGCGCTCGCGCGACGATAACGCCCGCTACAAACGCCTGGTGGGCAGCAATGCCGTCTCGGTGGAAAGCGCGCAACGGGCCGACGCTACCTTCAAGACTGCCCAAGCGCAGAGTGCCCGGGCCCAGGCCGAATTGCTGGCCGCGCAACGCCAGTTGAACGTGATCGAAACCCAGAAGCAGCAAGCCCGCGCTGCGTTGATACAGGCGCGGGCCGAGCGTGAAATAGCGCAGTTGAACGTCGGCTACACCGAGTTGAAAGCCCCCGTCGACGGCGTGATCGGCAATCGTCGGGCGCGGGTTGGCGCTTACGCCCAGGCCGGTTCGCAACTGTTGTCGGTGGTGCCGTCCAACGGGTTATGGGTCGATGCCAATTTCAAGGAAGACCAACTGTCGCGGATGACCCCAGGCCAGCGTGTGATCGTTCATGCCGACGTGCTCAAAGGTCATGAATTCCACGGTCACCTGGACAGCCTGGCGCCGGCCAGCGGTTCGCAGTTCAGCGTGCTCCCACCGGAAAACGCCACCGGTAACTTCACCAAAATTGTCCAACGGGTGCCGGTGCGGATCCTGCTCGACCCGGCGGATGGCGTACTCGGTCACCTGCGCCCCGGCTTGTCGGTGACCGCCGAAGTGGACACCCGCGCCGAGCCTGAAGCTCAAACCCCGGCCGTGGCCAGCGCACCATGA
- a CDS encoding pirin family protein: MKNIIGIYTSPRPHWVGDGFPVRTLFSYDNLGKHISPFLLLDHAGPADFTPTTERRGVGQHPHRGFETVTIVYKGELEHRDSTGSGGKIGPGDVQWMTAASGIVHEEFHSEGFAKTGGTLEMVQLWVNLPARDKMAEPGYQTILDGDIARLPLKNNAGSLRLIAGEFDGHKGPARTFTPIDVWDMRLNGGKLLTLDLHEGRNTALVVLRGTVQVNQKELVREGQLALFERNGDQLSLEANNDAVVLLLSGEPIDEPIVGHGPFVMNSEQEIHQAFADFQSGRFGRMSD, encoded by the coding sequence ATGAAAAACATCATCGGCATCTACACCAGCCCGCGACCTCACTGGGTCGGCGACGGTTTTCCGGTTCGCACGCTGTTTTCCTACGACAACCTGGGCAAACACATCAGCCCGTTCCTGCTGCTGGATCACGCCGGTCCCGCCGATTTCACCCCGACCACCGAGCGTCGTGGCGTGGGTCAGCATCCGCACCGCGGGTTTGAAACCGTGACGATCGTCTACAAGGGTGAGCTGGAACACCGTGACTCCACCGGCAGCGGCGGCAAGATCGGCCCTGGCGATGTGCAATGGATGACCGCGGCTTCGGGGATTGTTCATGAAGAGTTTCACTCCGAAGGTTTCGCCAAAACCGGTGGCACCCTGGAAATGGTGCAGCTGTGGGTCAACTTGCCGGCCAGGGACAAGATGGCCGAGCCCGGCTACCAGACGATTCTCGACGGCGACATTGCGCGCCTCCCGCTGAAAAACAACGCCGGCAGCCTGCGCTTGATCGCCGGTGAGTTCGACGGCCACAAAGGCCCGGCGCGAACTTTCACGCCGATCGACGTGTGGGATATGCGCTTGAACGGCGGCAAGTTGCTGACCCTGGATCTGCATGAAGGGCGCAACACGGCACTGGTGGTGCTGCGCGGCACGGTTCAGGTCAATCAAAAGGAACTGGTGCGAGAAGGGCAGTTGGCATTGTTCGAGCGCAACGGTGATCAGCTCAGCCTGGAAGCCAACAACGATGCAGTCGTGCTGCTGCTCAGCGGCGAGCCGATCGACGAACCCATCGTCGGCCACGGCCCGTTTGTAATGAACAGCGAGCAGGAGATTCACCAGGCCTTCGCCGACTTCCAGTCCGGCCGGTTCGGCCGGATGAGCGATTGA
- a CDS encoding LysR substrate-binding domain-containing protein, which yields MVEDLNTLYYFTQVVEHRGFAPAGRALDMPKSKLSRRIAELEERLGVRLLHRSSRHCSLTEIGQAYYQRCLAMRVEAESAAELIERNRSEPQGVVRISCPTALLNTWVGPMLTRYMLKYPLVELFIESTNRRVDLIHEGIDIALRVRFPPLENTDMVMKVLGNSTQCLVGSPAFAQRLSSPATPADLSGLPSVHWGSAQREYQWELFGADGASALIRHTPRMVTDDLLALRHAVLAGIGIAHLPKVVVRDDIAAGRLVELVPGWTPKCGIVHAIFPSRRGLLPSVRTLIDFLGEEFSHSDMA from the coding sequence ATGGTGGAAGACCTCAACACCCTCTACTACTTCACTCAAGTGGTGGAACACCGCGGTTTCGCCCCGGCCGGGCGCGCGCTGGACATGCCCAAATCCAAGCTCAGCCGGCGCATCGCCGAGCTTGAAGAGCGCCTGGGCGTGCGCCTGCTGCACCGCAGCAGTCGGCATTGCTCGCTGACCGAAATCGGCCAGGCTTATTACCAGCGCTGCCTGGCCATGCGGGTGGAAGCCGAAAGCGCCGCCGAACTGATCGAACGCAACCGTTCCGAACCCCAAGGCGTGGTGCGCATCAGTTGCCCTACCGCGCTGCTGAACACCTGGGTCGGGCCGATGCTGACTCGCTATATGCTCAAATACCCGTTGGTGGAGTTGTTCATCGAAAGCACCAACCGCCGAGTCGATCTGATCCACGAGGGGATCGACATCGCCCTGCGAGTACGCTTTCCACCGCTGGAAAACACCGACATGGTGATGAAGGTGCTGGGCAACAGCACCCAATGCCTGGTGGGCAGCCCGGCATTCGCGCAACGTCTGTCGTCACCGGCCACGCCGGCAGATCTCAGCGGTTTGCCGAGCGTGCACTGGGGTAGCGCGCAGCGTGAATATCAGTGGGAATTGTTTGGCGCCGACGGCGCCAGCGCGCTGATTCGGCATACCCCGCGAATGGTCACCGATGACTTGCTGGCCTTGCGTCACGCGGTGCTCGCCGGGATCGGCATCGCCCACCTGCCCAAAGTGGTGGTGCGTGATGACATTGCTGCCGGTCGCCTGGTGGAACTGGTGCCGGGCTGGACACCCAAGTGCGGGATCGTGCATGCGATCTTCCCTTCACGCCGCGGACTGCTGCCGTCGGTGCGCACCTTGATCGACTTTCTCGGTGAGGAATTCAGTCATAGCGATATGGCTTAG
- a CDS encoding MFS transporter gives MNSRNLLVLAIALLMFAQIAQTLYSPALADIAQVFAVSPQAAAQTLSVYFVAFAFGVVVWGRVCDRIGRRPSMLAGLMLYVGVTVMALSVSTFSALLVAQVLAAFGAAVGSVVTQTLLRDRFKGAELAQVFSVMGIALAASPAIGLFSGASLVQAFGYRGVQGCLLLLSLGLLLWCWRTLPETRPQHLTTANLFETLWQMLQDRDIWRSTLLVALFNVALFSYYSLGPFIFERLGLSAQLFGYSGVILALGSGLGAWLNKRLLHRGVSGPRLIRFAALLALLGGFGVWLMQDSGLFVLAMLLVVLAFGMAIPNILGSALANYGDRLGTAGALFGLLYYLLIGGGLMLAAWSQALGETLMLCGALALLLAGTHSRASLAPTD, from the coding sequence ATGAATTCCAGAAATCTGCTGGTGCTGGCTATTGCCTTGCTGATGTTTGCGCAAATCGCCCAAACCCTTTACAGCCCGGCGTTGGCGGATATCGCTCAGGTGTTTGCCGTTAGCCCCCAAGCGGCGGCGCAAACGCTGTCGGTGTATTTTGTGGCCTTTGCATTCGGCGTAGTAGTGTGGGGTCGGGTGTGCGACCGTATTGGCCGTCGCCCCTCGATGCTCGCCGGCCTGATGTTGTACGTCGGCGTGACGGTGATGGCGCTGAGTGTCAGCACCTTCAGCGCGCTGCTGGTGGCTCAGGTGCTGGCTGCGTTTGGCGCGGCGGTCGGCTCGGTGGTGACGCAAACCCTGCTGCGCGACCGCTTCAAGGGCGCGGAACTGGCGCAGGTGTTTTCGGTGATGGGTATCGCCCTTGCCGCGAGTCCGGCGATCGGCTTATTCAGCGGTGCGAGCCTGGTGCAAGCTTTTGGATATCGCGGCGTGCAGGGCTGTCTGTTGCTACTGTCCCTTGGATTGTTGCTGTGGTGCTGGCGCACGTTACCGGAAACCCGACCACAGCACCTGACCACGGCCAACCTGTTCGAGACACTGTGGCAGATGCTGCAAGACCGCGATATCTGGCGTTCGACGCTATTGGTGGCGTTATTCAATGTTGCCTTGTTCAGCTACTACAGCCTCGGCCCCTTCATATTCGAGCGACTGGGCTTGAGTGCACAGCTGTTTGGTTACAGCGGTGTGATCCTGGCCTTGGGCTCCGGTCTTGGCGCCTGGCTCAACAAGCGCTTGCTCCATCGAGGGGTGAGTGGTCCGCGGCTGATCCGGTTTGCGGCGTTGTTGGCATTGCTGGGTGGTTTCGGCGTATGGCTGATGCAGGACAGTGGTCTGTTCGTGCTGGCGATGTTGCTGGTGGTACTGGCGTTCGGTATGGCAATCCCGAATATCCTCGGCTCGGCCTTGGCGAATTACGGCGATCGACTGGGCACTGCTGGCGCACTGTTCGGTTTGTTGTACTACCTGTTGATCGGCGGTGGGCTGATGTTGGCAGCCTGGAGTCAGGCGTTGGGTGAAACCTTGATGTTGTGCGGTGCGCTGGCCTTGCTATTGGCGGGGACTCATTCGCGGGCAAGCCTCGCTCCTACGGATTGA
- a CDS encoding helix-turn-helix transcriptional regulator — translation MAWLDADAPFDPDTFPAPVIGIAATLGDHDSGLHRHARGQLLFTRQGCMRITLTQQLCLLPPSRAAWIPPGIIHCAVMKQSVDYRSIYLKPELCAELPPQVCVIEVSPLLRAVLEPIARADFDTDWQQGKFVHLLGLCRSEIRDAAQQPMLLPLPRDKRLAPLLATPEQLPPELQVLERQIGASGRTISRIFQRETGVSYQQWRQQWRLMRAMELLATGRNLSYSAFELGFASDSAFIAFFKDMTGITPGAWLR, via the coding sequence ATGGCCTGGCTCGATGCCGATGCACCATTCGACCCCGACACCTTCCCGGCACCGGTTATCGGTATCGCTGCGACCCTGGGCGATCACGATTCCGGGCTTCATCGACACGCGCGCGGGCAGTTGTTGTTCACGCGTCAGGGCTGCATGCGCATCACGCTGACGCAGCAATTGTGCCTATTGCCGCCGTCCCGCGCGGCATGGATTCCGCCGGGCATCATTCACTGCGCAGTGATGAAACAGAGCGTGGACTATCGATCCATTTACCTGAAACCCGAGTTATGCGCCGAACTACCGCCACAGGTTTGCGTCATTGAAGTCAGCCCGCTGCTGCGAGCGGTGCTGGAACCGATCGCCAGGGCCGACTTCGACACCGATTGGCAGCAGGGCAAGTTTGTCCACCTGTTGGGTCTGTGCCGGAGCGAAATACGCGATGCCGCACAACAACCGATGCTCTTGCCTCTGCCTCGGGACAAGCGTCTGGCGCCACTGCTCGCAACACCAGAGCAACTGCCGCCGGAGCTCCAGGTTCTGGAAAGACAGATCGGTGCCAGCGGCCGCACGATCAGTCGAATTTTCCAGCGCGAAACCGGCGTGAGCTATCAGCAATGGCGCCAACAGTGGCGGTTGATGCGCGCCATGGAATTACTCGCAACCGGACGCAACCTCAGTTACAGCGCATTTGAACTAGGGTTTGCCAGCGACAGCGCGTTCATTGCGTTCTTCAAGGACATGACCGGCATCACCCCTGGCGCGTGGCTTAGATAA
- a CDS encoding MFS transporter, whose amino-acid sequence MTSLNTQAAFVPGRLEQMSTRIAFFIAGFGIAAWAPLVPYAKARAGLDEGTLGLLLLCLGVGSILSMPMAGILATRFGCRRVLSGGTLLICAALPLLATVSSIPALIAVLFMFGAGLGTVDSTVNLQAVIVERASGKTMMSGFHGLFSLGGIIGAAGVSALLGLGFSPLGAMCVVIVVLVLALFKAAPHLLPYGSESSGPAFAVPHGIVLFIGGMCFIVFLAEGAALDWSAVFLAQERGIDTAYAGLGYAAFALTMTLGRLTGDRIVRRLGYTRVIVFGGLMAASGLALATFAPAWEAALVGYALLGAGCSNIVPVLYTAVGKQTVMPESIAVPAITTLGYAGILAGPAVIGFIAHGSNLSFAFGLMAVLLVAVAIGGKVLKV is encoded by the coding sequence ATGACCAGCCTCAACACCCAAGCCGCCTTCGTCCCCGGACGCCTGGAACAGATGTCCACGCGCATCGCCTTTTTCATCGCCGGTTTCGGCATCGCGGCCTGGGCGCCGCTGGTGCCTTACGCCAAGGCGCGGGCCGGGCTGGATGAAGGCACCCTCGGGCTGTTGCTGTTGTGCCTGGGGGTGGGCTCGATTCTGTCGATGCCGATGGCCGGGATTCTGGCGACGCGTTTCGGCTGCCGCCGGGTGTTGAGCGGCGGCACCTTGTTGATCTGCGCGGCACTGCCGCTATTGGCGACGGTGTCTTCGATTCCGGCGTTGATCGCAGTGTTGTTCATGTTCGGCGCGGGCCTGGGCACGGTGGATTCGACGGTGAATCTGCAAGCGGTGATCGTCGAACGGGCCAGCGGCAAGACCATGATGTCGGGGTTTCATGGGCTGTTCAGCCTCGGCGGGATCATCGGCGCGGCGGGTGTCAGCGCCCTGCTCGGTTTGGGTTTTTCGCCGCTGGGTGCGATGTGCGTGGTGATCGTGGTGCTGGTGCTGGCATTGTTTAAAGCCGCGCCGCACCTGTTGCCTTACGGCAGTGAAAGCTCCGGCCCGGCATTTGCCGTGCCCCACGGCATCGTGCTGTTTATCGGCGGGATGTGCTTCATCGTGTTCCTGGCCGAAGGCGCGGCGCTCGACTGGAGCGCGGTGTTCCTGGCGCAGGAGCGCGGCATCGACACGGCGTATGCAGGCCTGGGTTATGCGGCGTTTGCGCTGACCATGACGCTCGGGCGCTTGACCGGCGACAGGATTGTTCGGCGTCTTGGTTATACGCGAGTGATTGTGTTCGGTGGCTTGATGGCCGCGTCGGGCCTGGCGTTGGCGACATTCGCACCGGCATGGGAAGCGGCGCTGGTGGGTTATGCGCTGCTGGGGGCTGGCTGTTCGAACATTGTGCCGGTGCTGTACACCGCCGTCGGCAAACAGACCGTCATGCCCGAAAGCATTGCCGTGCCGGCCATTACCACGTTGGGTTATGCCGGGATTCTCGCCGGGCCGGCGGTGATCGGTTTTATCGCCCATGGCAGCAATTTGAGTTTTGCCTTTGGGTTGATGGCGGTGTTGCTGGTGGCTGTGGCCATTGGCGGGAAGGTGTTGAAGGTTTAA
- a CDS encoding carboxymuconolactone decarboxylase family protein translates to MQTRIDFYTASPDALKAMMALETAVSKLPLEKSLIELVKLRASQINGCAFCIDMHTADAIKDGETPRRLFAVTAWREAPFFTHRERAALAWTESLTQLSLTHAPDEDYALLSAEFSPKEMIDLTVAISTINSWNRLAVGFRKMPQE, encoded by the coding sequence ATGCAAACTCGTATCGATTTCTACACCGCCTCCCCGGACGCCCTCAAGGCCATGATGGCCCTGGAAACCGCTGTCTCGAAGCTGCCCTTGGAAAAGTCACTGATCGAGCTGGTCAAGCTGCGCGCGTCGCAGATCAACGGCTGCGCCTTCTGCATCGACATGCACACTGCCGATGCCATCAAGGACGGGGAAACGCCACGTCGACTGTTCGCCGTGACCGCCTGGCGCGAGGCACCGTTTTTCACCCATCGCGAGCGCGCCGCACTGGCCTGGACCGAGTCCTTGACCCAACTGAGCCTGACCCATGCGCCGGACGAAGACTATGCACTGCTCAGCGCCGAGTTCAGCCCCAAGGAAATGATCGACCTGACCGTGGCGATTTCCACCATCAACAGCTGGAACCGCCTGGCCGTGGGTTTCCGCAAGATGCCTCAGGAGTAA
- a CDS encoding DHA2 family efflux MFS transporter permease subunit, whose amino-acid sequence MSRALAAPAQPFNAANMATATKVFAFATMCIGMFIALLDIQIVSASLRDIGGGLSAGTDETAWVQTSYLIAEIIVIPLSGWLSRVFSTRWLFCASAIGFTLASLLCGVAWNIQSMIAFRALQGFLGGSMIPLVFTTAFFFFTGKQRVIAAATIGAVASLAPTLGPVIGGWITDISSWHWLFYINLVPGIFVAVAVPMLVKIDQPELSLLKGADYLSMLLLAVFLGCLEYTLEEGPRWNWFSDSTILTTAWISGLAGLAFIGRTLHVANPIVDLRALKDRNFALGCFFSFVTGIGLFATIYLTPLFLGRVRGYSALDIGLAVFSTGVFQIMAIPLYAFLANRIDLRWIMMTGLGLFALSMWDFSPITHDWGARELMLPQALRGIAQQLAVPPAVTLTLGGLAPARLKHASGLFNLMRNLGGAMGIAACATILNDRTNLHFTRLAENLNSTNEALNQWLLQVGHNFAALGQSGDIGVTASLHQLWLLTYREAQTQTYGDAFLMIMVCFILATAMVPLMRKVQPPAAPSADAH is encoded by the coding sequence ATGAGCCGCGCCCTCGCCGCCCCCGCGCAACCGTTCAACGCCGCCAACATGGCGACGGCGACCAAGGTGTTCGCCTTCGCCACGATGTGTATCGGCATGTTCATTGCGTTGCTGGATATCCAGATCGTCTCGGCGTCGCTGCGTGACATCGGCGGCGGGCTCTCGGCCGGCACCGACGAAACCGCCTGGGTGCAGACCAGTTACCTGATCGCCGAAATCATCGTGATTCCGCTGTCAGGCTGGTTGTCCCGGGTGTTCTCAACCCGTTGGCTGTTCTGCGCCTCGGCAATTGGTTTCACCCTGGCCAGCCTGCTCTGCGGCGTGGCCTGGAACATCCAGAGCATGATCGCCTTCCGCGCCCTGCAAGGGTTTCTCGGTGGCTCGATGATTCCTCTGGTGTTCACCACCGCGTTCTTTTTCTTCACCGGCAAGCAACGGGTGATCGCCGCCGCGACCATCGGCGCCGTGGCCTCACTGGCACCGACGCTGGGGCCGGTGATCGGTGGCTGGATCACTGACATTTCGTCCTGGCACTGGCTGTTCTACATCAACCTGGTACCGGGGATTTTCGTCGCGGTGGCAGTGCCGATGCTGGTGAAAATCGACCAGCCGGAATTGTCGTTGCTCAAGGGCGCCGATTACCTGAGCATGCTGTTGCTGGCGGTGTTTCTCGGCTGCCTGGAATACACCCTCGAAGAAGGCCCGCGCTGGAACTGGTTCAGCGACAGCACGATTCTGACCACCGCGTGGATCAGCGGCCTGGCCGGATTGGCCTTCATCGGTCGAACCTTGCACGTGGCCAACCCGATCGTCGATCTGCGCGCCTTGAAGGACCGCAACTTCGCCCTCGGCTGTTTCTTTTCGTTCGTCACCGGGATCGGCCTGTTCGCGACGATTTACCTGACGCCGCTGTTTCTCGGCCGAGTGCGTGGCTACAGCGCGCTGGACATTGGCCTGGCGGTTTTTTCCACCGGGGTGTTCCAGATTATGGCGATTCCGCTGTACGCCTTTCTGGCCAATCGCATCGACCTGCGCTGGATCATGATGACCGGCCTTGGGCTGTTCGCCCTGTCGATGTGGGATTTCAGCCCGATCACCCATGACTGGGGGGCTAGAGAATTGATGCTGCCGCAAGCCTTGCGCGGAATCGCGCAACAACTGGCGGTGCCGCCGGCGGTGACCCTGACCCTGGGAGGACTGGCGCCAGCGCGGCTTAAACATGCTTCGGGGTTATTCAACCTGATGCGTAACCTTGGCGGCGCGATGGGCATCGCCGCGTGCGCGACGATTCTCAATGACCGCACCAACCTGCACTTCACCCGGTTGGCGGAGAACCTCAACAGCACCAACGAAGCCCTCAATCAGTGGCTGTTACAGGTCGGCCATAACTTCGCCGCCCTCGGCCAGAGCGGTGACATCGGCGTCACCGCCAGCCTGCATCAGCTATGGCTGCTGACCTACCGCGAAGCGCAGACGCAAACCTACGGCGACGCGTTCCTGATGATCATGGTCTGCTTCATTCTCGCCACGGCGATGGTGCCCCTGATGCGCAAGGTGCAACCACCGGCCGCGCCGAGTGCCGATGCTCATTGA